One region of Thunnus albacares chromosome 8, fThuAlb1.1, whole genome shotgun sequence genomic DNA includes:
- the LOC122987291 gene encoding meprin A subunit beta-like, with product MKTRVARNAVLNTDQLWDNPVPYVLEENLDMNTKGVILQAFEQFQLKSCVDFKPRQSEEYYLTVRKDEGCYSYVSRIIESGQVVSIGHRCDRLGTVEHEFLHALGLYHEQSRYDRDDYVTIIWKNIKDGYRDNFQKLTPSSSTTFNAPYDYLSVMHYGKSFFSKNSGITIATKLPQYQDKIGQRIEMSQTDVYKLNRLYNCNASVSFMEHCNFSNVDICGMSYCEKGLTKGWKRVSTAAGGPFTDHTNLDKMGGKEPGYFMHVSTSSGKEGDSAWLETRRMSPSRECHVQCLQFFYYHSGSESDQLNIWIREFQDERDSTGNLRLMGQITGEPTFDWQYYRVPLNAAKPFQVVFEVHNGNEDSSGGFSIDDINLSESECPHNIWQVENFERLLTTTDYNSYLYSPRVYSPEGYAYQMVIALRETFFGVYFRLVSGDYDSTLEWPCPWRQLTFIMLDKNPHIQQQMSKQITLTTDPSNTTFDNPRTVGRRIRMNEESVYVNPAYGLKSFLSLEQVRSQDFLKGGTAVFLFSMKDISSLQHKSTLPCPELLPSKFTTTSSNNFSPCDTGPNMKATSR from the exons atgaaaacaaGGGTTGCCAGGAATGCTGTTTTAAATACTGATCAGCTGTGGGACAACCCTGTTCCTTATGTATTAGAAGAAAACCTTG ATATGAACACTAAAGGAGTCATTCTCCAGGCCTTTGAGCAGTTCCAATTGAAGTCGTGTGTTGATTTTAAGCCCAGACAGTCTGAGGAATACTACCTTACAGTCAGAAAGGATGAAGG gtGTTATTCTTATGTTTCAAGGATTATTGAAAGTGGCCAAGTTGTTTCCATTGGTCATCGATGCGATCGTCTCGGCACAGTAGAGCATGAGTTTCTCCACGCTTTGGGTTTATATCATGAACAATCAAGATACGACAGAGATGACTACGTAACCATTatctggaaaaacatcaaaGACG GATACAGAGATAATTTCCAGAAATTAACCCCAAGTTCTAGTACAACATTTAATGCTCCATATGACTACTTATCAGTAATGCACTATGGAAAAAGTTTCTTCTCCAAAAACTCGGGAATCACGATTGCCACTAAGCTACCACAGTACCAGGACAAAATTGGCCAGCGAATCGAAATGAGCCAAACAGATGTCTATAAGTTGAACCGCCTTTATAACTGCA ATGCATCAGTTTCTTTTATGGAGCATTGCAACTTCTCCAATGTCGACATCTGTGGGATGAGCTATTGTGAAAAAGGCTTGACCAAAGGTTGGAAGAGAGTGAGCACTGCTGCTGGAGGACCTTTTACTGACCACACCAACCTTGATAAGATGGGGGGTAAAGAA CCAGGTTATTTCATGCATGTTAGCACATCATCAGGTAAGGAGGGAGATTCAGCCTGGCTGGAGACCCGCAGGATGAGCCCCTCTAGGGAGTGTCATGTCCAGTGTCTCCAGTTCTTCTACTACCACAGTGGGAGTGAATCGGACCAGCTCAACATCTGGATCAGGGAGTTCCAGGATGAGAGGGACTCTACAGGAAATCTCCGCCTCATGGGTCAGATCACTG GTGAACCAACCTTTGATTGGCAGTATTACAGGGTTCCCCTGAACGCTGCCAAGCCCTTTCAGGTTGTGTTTGAGGTGCATAATGGAAATGAAGACTCTTCGGGAGGCTTTTCCATTGATGACATCAACCTGTCTGAGTCTGAGTGTCCACATAATATCTGGCAGGTTGAGAACTTTGAGAGGCTTTTGACAACCACTGACTACAACTCTTACCTGTACAGCCCTCGGGTGTATTCTCCAGAAGGTTATGCTTATCAGATGGTAATTGCTTTGcgagaaactttttttggagTGTATTTTCGCTTAGTGTCAGGTGACTATGATTCAACACTGGAATGGCCTTGTCCATGGAGGCAGTTGACCTTCATCATGCTGGACAAGAACCCTCACATTCAACAACAGATGTCCAAGCAGATCACTCTGACCACTGATCCATCAAACA CCACATTTGACAACCCTCGTACAGTGGGAAGACGAATTAGAATGAATGAAGAATCTGTATATGTGAACCCAGCCTATGGGCTGAAATCATTTCTATCTCTGGAGCAAGTTAGGAGCCAAGACTTCCTGAAGGGGGGTACTGctgtcttcctcttttcaaTGAAAG ACATTTCCAGTCTGCAGCATAAAAGCACTCTGCCTTGTCCAGAACTTCTGCCAAGCAAATTTACAACAACTTCCTCAAACAACTTTAGCCCATGTGACACAGG ACCAAACATGAAAGCCACGTCACGCTAA
- the LOC122987593 gene encoding apolipoprotein A-I-like, which translates to MKVFVVLALAVLSGCHANLFYADAPKPQLEVLTDAFWDYIAKATETADDTLQMIRKSQLGDEINARLAKSADIASKYAVTLQEQLPPAAQDLMTKITAEADVLRNVLTQELSTVRGKLEPYTEDMKAQIQQRVEQLKQELAPYADSLDSDALRTTLIQRSEELKISLEQSVKDLQAQLGPYTDDLKQKVDQHLQNFQDSVAPMTEKVQVELTQRASLVKQIVAPYAEDLREKLDPYAQDLQAQLMSLYQSFVKAN; encoded by the exons ATGAAGGTCTTTGTGGTACTAGCCCTTGCAGTGCTGTCTG GCTGTCATGCCAACCTCTTCTATGCTGATGCACCCAAGCCACAGCTTGAAGTGCTGACTGATGCTTTCTGGGACTACATTGCCAAGGCCACCGAGACAGCTGATGACACACTCCAGATGATCAGGAAATCACAGCTTGGAGACGAAATCAA CGCCCGCCTAGCAAAGAGTGCTGACATAGCCAGCAAGTATGCAGTCACTCTGCAGGAGCAGCTTCCCCCTGCAGCCCAGGACCTGATGACCAAGATCACCGCAGAGGCTGATGTGCTAAGAAATGTGCTGACCCAGGAACTGAGCACTGTCAGAGGAAAGCTGGAGCCCTACACCGAGGACATGAAGGCCCAGATCCAGCAGAGAGTGGAGCAGCTCAAACAAGAGCTGGCCCCCTACGCTGACTCCCTGGACTCGGATGCTCTGAGAACCACCCTGATACAGAGGAGCGAGGAGCTGAAGATCAGCCTGGAGCAGAGTGTGAAGGACCTGCAGGCTCAGCTGGGGCCATACACTGATGACCTGAAGCAGAAGGTGGACCAGCACCTACAAAATTTCCAAGATAGCGTGGCTCCCATGACCGAGAAGGTCCAGGTTGAGCTGACCCAGAGAGCCAGTCTGGTGAAACAGATTGTGGCCCCATATGCTGAAGACCTGAGGGAAAAGCTGGACCCCTACGCCCAGGACCTTCAAGCACAGCTCATGTCCCTCTACCAGTCCTTTGTCAAAGCCAACTAA
- the LOC122987599 gene encoding apolipoprotein A-I-like, whose protein sequence is MKVAVVLVLAVFSGCHANLFYADAPKPQLEVLTDAFWDYVAKVTETADDTLEMIRKSQFGQDVSARLTESTDIASKYAVTLQEQLHPAAQELITKVTAEADVLRERMIQDLSTVRGKLEPYTEDMKAQIQQRVEQLKQELAPYTDSVDTEALRITLMQKSEELKTSLEQSVKDLQAQLGPYTDDLKQKVDQHLEDFKVRVAPVTEKVQSELTQRAQQVKELAAPYVEELRGKLDPYTQDLQSQLMTLYESFVKAS, encoded by the exons ATGAAGGTCGCTGTTGTGCTCGTCCTAGCTGTTTTCAGTG GCTGTCATGCCAACCTCTTCTATGCTGATGCACCCAAGCCACAGCTGGAGGTGCTGACTGATGCTTTCTGGGACTATGTTGCCAAGGTCACTGAGACAGCTGATGACACCCTCGAGATGATCAGGAAGTCTCAATTTGGACAGGATGTCAG TGCCCGTCTGACAGAGAGCACCGACATAGCCAGCAAGTATGCAGTCACTCTGCAGGAGCAGCTTCACCCTGCCGCCCAGGAGCTCATCACCAAGGTCACCGCAGAGGCTGATGTTCTGAGAGAGCGTATGATCCAGGACCTGAGCACTGTCAGGGGAAAGCTGGAGCCCTACACCGAGGACATGAAGGCCCAGATCCAGCAGAGAGTGGAGCAGCTCAAACAGGAGCTGGCTCCCTACACAGACTCCGTTGACACTGAGGCTCTGAGAATCACCCTGATGCAGAAAAGCGAGGAGCTGAAGACCAGCCTGGAGCAGAGTGTGAAGGACCTGCAGGCTCAGCTGGGGCCATACACTGATGACCTGAAGCAGAAGGTGGACCAGCACCTGGAAGACTTCAAGGTGAGGGTGGCTCCAGTAACCGAGAAGGTCCAGAGTGAGCTGACTCAGAGAGCCCAGCAGGTGAAAGAACTGGCAGCCCCCTACGTTGAAGAACTGAGGGGAAAGCTGGACCCCTACACTCAGGACCTCCAGTCCCAGCTCATGACCCTCTACGAGTCCTTTGTCAAAGCCAGCTAA